In Vibrio hippocampi, the following are encoded in one genomic region:
- the idi gene encoding isopentenyl-diphosphate Delta-isomerase — MQEDLVVILDRLGNPIGEEEKLAAHQTGLRHLAFSVLLYRIHEGNTQYLLQQRAHYKYHSGDLWSNTCCSHPRPNEKIIKACQRRLVEEMGISAKLNLEDIGQISYRAKFANGLTENELDHVVIAQAEGIEWQLNPDEAQDCRWWSAQDIAQTLESQPETFSAWFRLVFDKAEQHLNKPD, encoded by the coding sequence ATGCAAGAAGATCTTGTTGTTATCCTAGATAGACTTGGGAACCCGATTGGCGAAGAAGAAAAGCTCGCCGCACATCAAACGGGTCTGCGTCACTTGGCTTTTTCCGTACTCCTTTATCGTATCCATGAAGGGAACACGCAGTATCTATTACAGCAAAGAGCCCATTACAAGTATCACAGCGGTGATTTATGGAGTAACACTTGTTGCTCTCATCCGCGTCCCAACGAAAAGATCATCAAAGCCTGCCAACGTCGCCTTGTCGAAGAAATGGGCATCAGCGCAAAGCTTAACCTAGAAGATATTGGTCAAATCAGTTACCGCGCAAAGTTTGCTAATGGCTTAACCGAAAACGAGCTTGATCATGTGGTGATTGCACAAGCCGAGGGTATCGAATGGCAACTAAACCCTGACGAAGCCCAAGATTGTCGTTGGTGGAGTGCGCAAGACATTGCCCAAACCTTAGAGAGCCAACCTGAGACGTTCAGTGCATGGTTTCGTCTAGTATTCGATAAAGCTGAGCAACACCTCAATAAACCCGATTAG
- the glgC gene encoding glucose-1-phosphate adenylyltransferase has translation MQDVLTIVLAGGMGSRLSPLTDDRAKPAVPFGGKYRIIDFTLTNCLHSGLRQILVLTQYKSHSLHKHIRDGWSVFNPELKEYITVVPPQMRKGGKWYEGTADAIYHNMWLLSRSEADYVVVLSGDHIYRMDYAAMIEEHKRTGAALTVACMDVPKEEATAFGVMQTSSDKRVEAFSEKPEQPATMPNDPTKSLVSMGIYVFDMKTLQEALNSDAELESSSHDFGKDIIPKLIDTHGVYAYHFGEETGRVAKDSYWRDVGTIDSFYDANMDLLEPVPPMNLYQSNWGIRTYEPQLPPARTVPSATGNEGIFINSIIANGVINSGGSVHHSVLFSNVRINDGATIADSIIFGDVTVGENCQLANCIIDKHVVIPDGTVIGLDKAQDAERFHISENGIVVIPEGYVFAE, from the coding sequence ATGCAAGACGTTTTGACTATAGTGCTTGCCGGGGGTATGGGTTCACGCTTGAGCCCTTTAACGGATGACCGAGCAAAACCGGCAGTACCATTTGGGGGTAAATATCGCATTATCGATTTTACACTGACTAACTGTTTGCATTCTGGCTTGCGACAAATATTGGTACTCACTCAATATAAATCACACTCTCTTCATAAACACATTCGCGACGGTTGGTCGGTGTTTAACCCAGAGCTTAAAGAGTACATCACCGTTGTTCCTCCGCAAATGCGTAAAGGTGGTAAGTGGTACGAAGGAACCGCAGACGCGATCTATCATAATATGTGGTTACTTTCCCGCAGTGAAGCCGACTACGTTGTGGTGCTTTCTGGTGACCATATCTACCGCATGGACTACGCGGCGATGATCGAAGAACATAAAAGAACCGGCGCGGCATTGACGGTTGCCTGTATGGATGTGCCGAAAGAAGAAGCGACAGCCTTTGGGGTGATGCAAACCAGCAGCGATAAACGCGTTGAAGCGTTCAGTGAAAAGCCTGAGCAGCCCGCCACCATGCCAAATGATCCGACCAAATCACTGGTGTCGATGGGGATCTATGTGTTTGACATGAAAACACTACAAGAGGCACTAAATAGTGATGCTGAGCTAGAGAGTTCGAGTCACGACTTTGGTAAAGACATCATACCAAAGCTGATCGACACTCATGGGGTTTACGCTTATCACTTTGGTGAAGAAACCGGACGTGTCGCCAAAGACAGTTATTGGCGCGATGTTGGAACCATTGACTCATTCTACGATGCTAATATGGATCTGTTAGAGCCAGTGCCACCGATGAACCTTTATCAATCGAACTGGGGAATCCGTACCTATGAACCACAATTGCCCCCAGCACGCACCGTACCCTCAGCGACGGGTAACGAAGGTATCTTTATTAACTCTATTATCGCCAATGGCGTGATAAACTCGGGCGGTTCTGTGCATCATTCAGTTCTGTTTTCTAACGTGCGCATTAATGATGGAGCCACCATCGCCGACAGCATTATCTTTGGCGATGTCACCGTTGGCGAAAACTGTCAGCTTGCTAACTGTATTATTGATAAACACGTGGTCATTCCCGATGGTACGGTTATCGGATTAGATAAAGCACAGGACGCGGAACGCTTTCATATCTCCGAAAATGGTATTGTCGTTATCCCCGAAGGCTATGTGTTTGCCGAATAA
- a CDS encoding iron-containing alcohol dehydrogenase, translating into MQFSYANPTVIHFGKGQIQQIANSIPTDAKVLVIYGGGSIKSNGVYDQVVSALANHQWQEFSGVEPNPTKETLDGAIDIVKRDGIGFILAVGGGSVIDGSKFVAAAALHKGDSWDIMSGKYRIQDAVPLGAILTLPATGSESNMGGVITKKATHEKLAFMAPACYPKFAVLDPEAMKTLPERQLVNGLVDAWVHVCEQYITLPTGSMVHDGYAEVLLRNLLKLGADFGNQDDAWRENLMWTANQALNGLIGTGMPQDWATHMIGHELTALWNVDHARSLAIVQPSLLRNQIESKRGKLEQMGHNVFGLEAGADLAERTIDAIDNFYASFALDTQLSEVPGDKTDAIESVVKKLINNGYTALGENQAITPDVSRAILERAL; encoded by the coding sequence ATGCAATTTAGTTACGCAAATCCTACCGTTATCCACTTTGGCAAAGGTCAAATTCAACAAATCGCCAACAGTATTCCAACTGATGCCAAGGTATTGGTAATTTATGGAGGCGGCTCTATTAAGAGCAACGGTGTCTACGATCAAGTCGTTTCCGCTCTCGCTAACCATCAATGGCAAGAGTTCTCCGGCGTTGAGCCAAACCCAACCAAAGAGACGTTAGACGGCGCCATTGATATCGTCAAACGTGACGGCATCGGCTTTATTCTTGCCGTTGGTGGTGGCTCGGTCATTGATGGCAGTAAGTTTGTTGCCGCAGCAGCGCTGCATAAAGGCGACAGCTGGGACATTATGAGCGGAAAATACCGCATTCAAGATGCGGTGCCACTGGGTGCGATACTCACTTTGCCAGCGACAGGCTCTGAGTCAAACATGGGCGGCGTGATCACCAAGAAAGCAACCCACGAAAAACTCGCCTTTATGGCGCCAGCTTGCTATCCAAAGTTTGCCGTGCTTGATCCTGAAGCGATGAAAACCCTTCCTGAGCGACAATTGGTTAATGGACTGGTTGATGCTTGGGTTCACGTATGCGAGCAATACATCACCTTGCCGACAGGCAGTATGGTTCATGACGGCTATGCAGAAGTGTTACTGCGCAACCTGCTTAAATTGGGTGCTGACTTCGGCAATCAAGATGATGCGTGGCGTGAAAACCTTATGTGGACCGCGAACCAAGCGCTCAATGGCTTGATTGGTACTGGTATGCCTCAAGACTGGGCAACCCATATGATTGGTCATGAGCTTACTGCACTTTGGAATGTTGACCACGCTCGTTCATTGGCGATTGTGCAACCTTCCCTACTACGCAATCAAATTGAGTCAAAACGTGGCAAACTTGAGCAAATGGGTCACAACGTATTCGGCTTAGAAGCTGGGGCTGATCTTGCGGAACGCACCATCGACGCCATCGACAACTTCTATGCTAGCTTTGCATTAGACACGCAACTCTCCGAAGTACCGGGAGACAAAACAGACGCTATCGAGTCTGTGGTGAAAAAGCTCATCAATAACGGTTATACCGCGTTAGGCGAAAATCAAGCAATCACGCCTGATGTTAGCCGCGCAATTCTTGAGCGAGCATTGTAG
- the yegD gene encoding molecular chaperone, which yields MTIGFDFGTANCSVAHFFQQQVQPIPLFNNAPYLLSSLCAPNPETVSEYLFRCQDIRPSTPEGEQVLRRAIKINREEGLDVSNEDLKFGGDALDLYLQDPSDVYYVKSPKSFLGTMGLREVQLSFFEDLVCALMSEIKHRAEDHLQHQVEQAVIGRPINFLGRGGDKSNRQAIGILERAAKRSGFKSVEFQYEPVAAGLDFEASLNNDKHVLVVDIGGGTTDCSMLRMGPSWVGKQDRSNAILAHSGQMVGGNNLDIAIAFKSFMAEFGKETQRKSGLDIPLIQFWNAIAVNDVQAQKQFYLHDNLAVLKQFHKESLQPEKVARLIKLYQEKLSYSVIHQAEQTKIALSESDQHLAQLTVIDETISIPVSKSEMQMAIESSTTKIESLVLEAVAQSGITPDVIYMTGGSSRSTVLRDAVQGLLPNTPMVAGDHFGSVTAGLTRWADTIFK from the coding sequence ATGACTATTGGCTTTGATTTTGGCACCGCAAATTGCTCGGTTGCTCATTTTTTTCAGCAACAAGTGCAACCTATTCCACTCTTCAACAACGCGCCTTATCTATTGTCGTCTTTGTGTGCTCCCAATCCAGAAACGGTGTCTGAGTATCTGTTTCGTTGCCAAGATATTCGCCCAAGTACGCCGGAAGGTGAACAAGTGCTTAGACGCGCGATCAAGATCAATCGTGAAGAGGGGCTTGACGTTAGCAATGAGGACTTAAAATTTGGTGGCGATGCATTGGATCTTTATCTGCAAGATCCCAGCGATGTCTATTATGTTAAGTCGCCGAAATCTTTCCTTGGCACGATGGGTTTAAGGGAAGTACAACTCTCGTTTTTTGAAGACTTAGTCTGTGCATTGATGAGTGAAATCAAACATCGAGCTGAGGACCATTTACAACACCAAGTCGAGCAAGCTGTGATTGGTAGACCGATCAACTTCTTGGGGCGTGGTGGCGATAAGTCTAACCGCCAGGCGATTGGGATTCTTGAACGAGCCGCTAAGCGTTCTGGGTTCAAGTCGGTTGAATTTCAATATGAACCCGTGGCGGCAGGCTTAGACTTTGAAGCCAGTTTAAACAATGATAAGCATGTATTAGTGGTTGATATCGGCGGTGGTACCACCGATTGCTCTATGCTGCGTATGGGACCAAGCTGGGTAGGCAAGCAAGATCGCAGCAACGCTATCTTGGCGCACTCAGGTCAAATGGTAGGCGGTAACAATCTCGACATTGCGATTGCATTTAAATCGTTTATGGCAGAATTTGGCAAGGAAACGCAACGCAAGTCGGGGCTTGATATTCCATTGATTCAGTTCTGGAATGCCATCGCCGTCAATGATGTTCAGGCGCAAAAGCAGTTTTACTTGCATGATAATCTGGCGGTGCTAAAACAATTTCACAAAGAATCGTTGCAGCCAGAAAAAGTGGCGCGTTTGATTAAGCTCTATCAAGAAAAGCTAAGTTATAGCGTGATACATCAAGCGGAACAAACAAAAATAGCCCTCTCTGAATCCGACCAACACCTTGCGCAATTAACCGTGATTGATGAGACAATTTCCATCCCAGTGAGTAAGTCTGAAATGCAAATGGCTATCGAAAGCTCGACAACGAAGATAGAAAGCTTGGTGCTCGAAGCGGTAGCTCAAAGCGGCATCACTCCGGATGTGATTTACATGACAGGCGGCTCATCGCGCTCGACGGTACTGCGCGATGCTGTGCAAGGCTTGCTGCCAAACACGCCAATGGTAGCCGGCGATCACTTCGGCTCTGTAACCGCAGGCTTAACACGCTGGGCAGATACCATTTTCAAATAA
- a CDS encoding substrate-binding domain-containing protein, whose amino-acid sequence MKTKIMPSIIALILWCIPALSAAAQETIGVVLSNLSNPYFIAVQNAIDAHSKRLGYETLVYDSNNELDSELASIRALVEKKVTAIIYNPTDLTGSTGSYQAIKIANQANIPIVVLDRRVERGSVLSRVISDNVEGGEMAGSFIIAKLGDRANVVQLLGYRNLSTTRERNQGFMNVVNNSSLNLMTSIEADYSRSKAKKVMLELLKANPSIHAVFAHNDQMAMGAVEAIEALHADVLVVGYDGTDVAKQAIKQGRLAATIDQQAGLVGQRSVKVIDTWLSGGQVKTYIAVSTKIIGQ is encoded by the coding sequence ATGAAAACGAAAATAATGCCGAGCATAATTGCTCTGATTTTATGGTGTATTCCCGCACTTTCGGCCGCTGCACAGGAAACAATCGGCGTTGTGCTATCCAATTTAAGTAATCCCTATTTTATAGCGGTGCAAAATGCTATTGATGCTCATAGTAAAAGACTGGGTTATGAGACGCTGGTCTATGACTCCAATAACGAGTTGGATAGCGAACTGGCGAGTATCCGAGCATTGGTAGAAAAAAAGGTCACGGCAATCATCTATAACCCAACAGATTTAACAGGTTCAACGGGATCATACCAAGCAATTAAGATTGCCAATCAAGCCAATATTCCCATTGTAGTGCTGGATAGAAGGGTAGAGCGTGGCAGTGTGCTTTCTCGTGTGATCAGTGACAATGTTGAAGGTGGAGAGATGGCAGGCTCTTTTATCATTGCCAAGCTAGGTGATCGGGCTAATGTGGTTCAATTATTAGGGTATCGTAATTTATCGACTACGCGTGAGCGTAATCAAGGTTTTATGAATGTGGTGAATAATTCTAGTCTTAATCTAATGACGAGTATTGAAGCGGATTATAGCCGTAGTAAAGCCAAGAAAGTGATGCTTGAATTACTCAAAGCGAACCCGTCAATTCATGCCGTATTTGCACATAATGATCAAATGGCGATGGGCGCAGTCGAAGCGATTGAAGCGTTACATGCCGATGTTCTTGTGGTGGGTTATGATGGAACCGATGTTGCTAAGCAAGCCATTAAGCAAGGAAGGTTAGCCGCAACGATCGATCAGCAAGCCGGTTTAGTCGGACAGCGCAGCGTCAAAGTGATCGATACTTGGTTATCGGGCGGTCAGGTCAAAACCTATATCGCCGTTTCTACCAAAATCATTGGTCAATAG
- the gltS gene encoding sodium/glutamate symporter — MEFENGILHLGSFFAVTLGIVVLFIGRRLNQVVGFLKEFSIPEPVSGGILVSTLIALLYATTSIEVTFDLFARDILLVYFFTTIGINASLKDLFKGGKPLIVLLAITIFFMVMQNVVGISVASLFGLEPVFGLLSGSISLIGGHGTAIAWAPRVADEFGLQSAMEIGIASATFGLILASLMGGPIAKFLIKRHNLVSDHKDATSPTNSVEQAQGTSSRMTSFEFLDAILAIHICIVVGAVLNEAVSEMGLQLPLFVSCLFAGIVITNLIPDSYPRLTGTKWPTRTAAIDLIAEIALGTFLAMSLMSMQLWTLIDLAGPIFAILAMQFLLAVVINIFVVFPAMGKTYDAAVVCAGFGGISLGSTPTAMANMSAVSHKYGYSAQAFIIVPLVCAFFIDLANALIIPYFMGMM, encoded by the coding sequence ATGGAATTTGAAAACGGCATTCTGCACCTTGGCTCATTCTTCGCCGTGACGCTGGGGATTGTGGTGCTATTTATTGGACGCCGACTGAATCAAGTCGTTGGCTTTTTGAAAGAGTTCAGTATCCCTGAGCCTGTGTCTGGTGGCATCTTGGTTTCTACCTTGATTGCATTATTGTATGCCACTACCTCAATCGAAGTGACCTTCGATCTATTCGCGCGCGATATTCTACTGGTGTACTTTTTTACCACGATTGGTATTAATGCCAGTCTTAAGGATCTGTTCAAGGGCGGTAAGCCGTTAATTGTGCTATTGGCGATCACCATTTTCTTTATGGTGATGCAAAACGTGGTTGGTATTTCAGTCGCCAGTCTATTCGGTTTAGAGCCGGTGTTTGGTCTTTTAAGCGGCAGTATCTCTTTGATTGGCGGACACGGGACAGCTATTGCATGGGCACCGAGGGTAGCGGACGAGTTTGGCTTACAAAGTGCGATGGAAATTGGTATCGCGAGTGCGACTTTTGGTCTGATCTTGGCGAGTTTGATGGGTGGTCCGATTGCTAAATTTCTGATTAAAAGACATAACCTCGTCTCCGATCATAAAGATGCAACATCGCCAACAAACAGCGTAGAGCAGGCGCAAGGCACTTCTAGTCGCATGACGTCATTCGAGTTTCTTGACGCGATTTTAGCGATTCATATCTGTATTGTGGTTGGTGCTGTGCTTAACGAGGCGGTCTCAGAGATGGGGTTACAATTGCCGCTATTCGTTTCCTGCCTATTTGCCGGTATTGTGATTACAAACTTAATCCCGGACTCTTATCCAAGACTGACAGGCACCAAATGGCCAACACGTACTGCAGCGATTGACCTTATTGCTGAAATCGCGCTCGGTACGTTTTTAGCGATGTCATTAATGAGCATGCAACTTTGGACCTTGATTGATTTAGCCGGTCCTATCTTTGCCATTCTAGCGATGCAATTCTTGCTTGCCGTGGTGATCAATATCTTTGTGGTCTTCCCAGCGATGGGCAAAACCTATGATGCTGCTGTGGTTTGTGCCGGATTCGGTGGTATCTCATTGGGTTCAACACCGACCGCGATGGCGAATATGTCGGCAGTGAGTCACAAATACGGTTATTCAGCGCAGGCGTTCATTATTGTTCCATTGGTCTGTGCATTCTTTATCGACTTAGCTAATGCCTTAATTATTCCTTACTTTATGGGCATGATGTAA
- a CDS encoding ASCH domain-containing protein: MTVEQSAFINHYLATLPKDKSFDIDSVAIDYFCADEYNANLCADLVLQGKKTATCSLSYWYEEKREPMPEVGNLMLVTRWDGTPSCIIQITHVEQQRYCDVTAEFAAAEGEGDQTLEWWRDAHWTFFSKECQQENIEMSSQVMLVLERFEVVFGKGC, from the coding sequence ATGACCGTGGAGCAGAGTGCGTTTATTAACCACTACCTTGCCACGCTGCCGAAAGATAAATCGTTTGATATCGATAGCGTAGCGATTGATTACTTTTGTGCCGACGAATACAACGCAAACCTGTGTGCAGATCTCGTACTGCAAGGAAAAAAGACCGCGACCTGTAGTCTGAGTTATTGGTATGAAGAAAAACGAGAACCGATGCCTGAGGTCGGAAATCTTATGCTTGTCACGCGATGGGATGGCACGCCTAGTTGTATTATTCAAATTACGCACGTCGAACAACAAAGATATTGTGATGTAACGGCAGAGTTTGCCGCAGCAGAAGGCGAAGGTGACCAAACGCTTGAATGGTGGCGCGATGCACATTGGACATTTTTTAGTAAGGAATGTCAGCAAGAGAATATTGAGATGTCGTCGCAAGTTATGCTGGTGTTGGAGAGGTTTGAGGTTGTTTTTGGGAAAGGGTGTTAG
- a CDS encoding potassium channel family protein: MARVSKDDNFYFLFCALLVLFFGCALAQQFYPQGQEVILTLIVVTLAFSIAGINQGRALYRSWYGMLLITASVSGMFSFWDNYNFSVITLSALLVFLVSHIISAFNQVVTNKGITTNHIVGSICIYLLMGMAWATMYLLILELFPNAFVGLEAKPWLSNLFSALYFSFITLTTVGYGDISPAVPVAQFFVFMESIIGSFYIAIMVASLVSMRLAQVDK; the protein is encoded by the coding sequence GTGGCTCGGGTATCTAAAGACGATAATTTTTACTTTCTATTTTGCGCTCTGCTGGTGCTATTTTTTGGTTGCGCATTGGCGCAGCAATTTTACCCTCAGGGTCAAGAAGTTATATTGACATTGATTGTCGTGACCTTAGCGTTCTCAATCGCGGGTATTAATCAAGGAAGGGCGTTATACCGCTCATGGTATGGCATGCTACTCATCACAGCCAGTGTCTCGGGTATGTTTTCATTTTGGGATAATTACAACTTCTCGGTAATTACCTTGTCGGCTTTGCTGGTTTTTCTAGTGTCCCATATTATTTCTGCGTTTAATCAGGTAGTGACGAATAAAGGCATTACGACCAATCATATTGTCGGTTCTATCTGCATCTATTTACTGATGGGGATGGCTTGGGCAACGATGTATCTGTTGATTCTAGAATTGTTCCCAAATGCGTTTGTAGGATTAGAGGCGAAACCTTGGCTTTCTAATCTGTTCAGCGCTCTCTATTTTAGCTTCATCACCTTAACAACCGTGGGATACGGTGATATTTCTCCGGCGGTTCCTGTCGCCCAGTTTTTCGTGTTTATGGAGTCGATAATAGGTAGCTTTTATATTGCCATTATGGTGGCGAGCTTAGTCAGTATGCGCCTTGCGCAGGTGGACAAATAA
- a CDS encoding ABC transporter substrate-binding protein — protein MKSVQSVLSVTLLSAACFSVSAQECGDITIADMNWNSASFLAHIDQFILNEGYQCSAELVPGDSVPTGTSMIEKGQPDIAPEMWTNGIKEALDKGVAEKRLRYAGKSLVDGGQEGFWVPKYMVEQYPELKTIEGVIKHANLFEHPEDPKASAFYGCPAGWTCQITSEHLFNAMQLEQKGFDMVDPGSGAALAGIIAKSYERQKPWFGYYWSPTPVLGKYEMVMVDFGSGTDVEEFRNCTTQPECESPKVTMYPPAPVHTITTESFATREPVAYQYLSQRGLTNQQMSQLLAWMEDNQADAEEAMFYFLETYPELWKPWVSPQAAQRIETAL, from the coding sequence ATGAAAAGCGTTCAGTCCGTTTTAAGCGTCACCCTGCTGTCTGCAGCTTGTTTTTCCGTTTCCGCTCAAGAGTGCGGGGATATAACGATTGCCGATATGAACTGGAATTCAGCCAGTTTCTTAGCCCATATCGATCAATTCATTCTCAATGAGGGCTATCAGTGCAGTGCTGAATTAGTGCCCGGCGATAGCGTGCCAACGGGGACGTCGATGATTGAGAAAGGACAGCCTGATATTGCCCCAGAAATGTGGACGAATGGTATTAAAGAAGCGTTGGATAAAGGCGTGGCTGAAAAGCGTTTACGCTATGCGGGTAAGTCATTAGTGGATGGTGGGCAAGAGGGTTTCTGGGTGCCAAAATATATGGTTGAGCAGTACCCAGAGCTTAAAACCATTGAAGGGGTGATAAAACATGCCAACTTGTTTGAACATCCTGAGGACCCAAAGGCATCGGCATTTTATGGCTGCCCAGCCGGTTGGACTTGCCAGATCACCTCAGAACATCTATTTAATGCGATGCAACTGGAGCAGAAAGGGTTTGATATGGTTGACCCAGGTTCAGGTGCCGCTTTGGCGGGAATTATCGCTAAAAGCTACGAGCGTCAAAAGCCTTGGTTTGGTTACTATTGGTCTCCAACACCGGTTTTGGGTAAGTATGAGATGGTAATGGTCGATTTTGGTAGCGGTACTGATGTTGAAGAATTCAGAAATTGCACCACACAGCCAGAATGTGAGTCACCCAAGGTAACGATGTACCCACCCGCGCCAGTTCATACTATTACCACCGAGTCGTTTGCAACCCGCGAACCTGTTGCCTACCAATATTTATCGCAACGCGGCTTAACGAACCAGCAAATGAGTCAGTTGTTGGCTTGGATGGAGGACAACCAAGCTGACGCAGAAGAAGCGATGTTTTATTTCTTAGAGACTTATCCAGAGCTTTGGAAACCTTGGGTATCTCCTCAAGCCGCTCAACGTATTGAGACAGCGCTATAA
- a CDS encoding SDR family oxidoreductase, translated as MKIAVTAASGQLGASIVKALKEMVPASDVIALARTPDKAAFLQVEVRPGDYNDAEQLKASLVGIDTLLLVSGMDAPDKRIDQHRNVINSAVEAGVKKMVYTSVQGAEQGTAFSPVIQSNRQTEQDVRESGLQWVIGRNGIYIEPDIEYIESYKKLGAIINCAGEGKCGYTTRSELAHAYACMLTQDKHDGHTYNLNGEAITQAQLASYMNLAFDTNLSYQAMTVEDYKQDRINELGEFIGTVISGIYQGIQLGESDNPSHYQQATGREHIRWHDYFSQLKAST; from the coding sequence ATGAAAATAGCAGTGACAGCAGCGAGCGGGCAGCTTGGTGCTTCCATCGTCAAAGCGCTAAAAGAAATGGTTCCAGCGAGTGATGTGATAGCGCTTGCCCGAACGCCAGACAAAGCGGCATTTTTGCAGGTTGAAGTAAGACCGGGTGATTATAATGATGCTGAGCAGCTAAAAGCCTCTTTAGTCGGTATCGACACCCTTTTGCTTGTTTCTGGAATGGATGCGCCAGATAAGCGTATCGATCAGCATAGAAACGTCATTAATAGTGCGGTGGAGGCTGGTGTAAAGAAAATGGTTTATACCAGTGTGCAGGGAGCAGAACAGGGAACTGCATTTTCTCCGGTTATTCAAAGCAATCGTCAAACAGAGCAAGATGTCAGAGAAAGTGGGCTGCAATGGGTTATTGGTCGCAATGGGATCTATATTGAGCCGGATATTGAATATATCGAAAGCTATAAAAAGCTTGGGGCTATTATCAATTGTGCCGGAGAAGGCAAGTGTGGATACACCACGCGCAGCGAACTCGCCCATGCGTATGCTTGCATGTTGACCCAAGACAAACACGATGGCCATACTTACAATCTTAATGGTGAAGCTATCACGCAAGCGCAATTAGCCAGTTATATGAATTTGGCTTTCGATACGAATTTAAGCTACCAAGCAATGACTGTTGAGGACTATAAACAAGACCGTATTAACGAGCTCGGTGAGTTTATTGGCACGGTTATCAGCGGTATTTATCAAGGTATTCAGTTGGGCGAGTCTGACAACCCCAGTCACTATCAGCAAGCAACGGGGCGCGAACATATCCGCTGGCATGATTACTTTAGTCAGCTTAAAGCTAGTACTTAG
- a CDS encoding DUF3861 domain-containing protein, with translation MNKIIRKDHTYRITIEEQVTGGEQGRSVELEFSDREDLLNVIEKMKTGSGLETQTATRVGLALRLLGPVLMENRKHPLFVDFMPHFKQFMQNLKSHIKNNQ, from the coding sequence ATGAATAAAATTATCCGTAAAGACCATACCTATCGCATTACAATTGAAGAACAAGTCACTGGAGGCGAACAAGGGCGCAGTGTCGAGTTGGAGTTTTCCGATCGTGAAGATTTACTCAACGTGATTGAGAAAATGAAAACGGGCAGTGGATTAGAAACGCAGACCGCGACACGAGTTGGTTTAGCTCTGCGTCTGTTAGGACCGGTGTTGATGGAAAATCGTAAACACCCGCTGTTCGTAGACTTTATGCCGCATTTTAAGCAATTTATGCAGAATCTAAAAAGTCACATTAAAAACAACCAATAA
- a CDS encoding MarR family winged helix-turn-helix transcriptional regulator: MKKSDSVARILTKTQDHWPESAAQITPAILRMHRIHTYLHKNLERVLVPYQLQAADFSVLETLRKEAPPHCLSPTQLYSAMLFSSGGLTKVLGRLQQADLIQRLDNPSDKRSKLVQLTACGKQLIDQVIINLHISEQPAINTLSKQEQQTLDSLLTKLLAHWE; encoded by the coding sequence ATGAAAAAAAGTGATAGTGTTGCCCGTATATTAACCAAAACCCAAGATCATTGGCCCGAGTCCGCCGCACAAATTACCCCTGCAATATTACGGATGCATCGCATTCATACTTATCTACACAAAAATTTAGAGCGAGTGTTAGTACCGTATCAATTGCAAGCGGCTGATTTTAGTGTGCTTGAAACCTTGCGAAAGGAAGCGCCGCCACACTGCTTATCCCCTACCCAACTGTATAGCGCGATGCTGTTCAGCTCCGGAGGGTTAACTAAGGTGTTAGGTCGATTACAGCAAGCGGATTTGATTCAACGCTTAGACAATCCAAGCGATAAGCGCAGTAAACTGGTTCAATTAACCGCTTGTGGTAAACAATTGATCGACCAAGTCATCATCAATTTGCACATCAGCGAACAACCCGCGATCAACACACTCTCAAAGCAAGAGCAGCAAACGCTTGATTCACTGCTCACTAAACTGTTAGCTCACTGGGAATAA